A window of Terriglobales bacterium contains these coding sequences:
- a CDS encoding S9 family peptidase translates to MRLFSLALLLTLSVPAAAQSAALASPAAPVLRSAGRYGMERYLNIRSASRPSYAPNTDDIAYLTAVTEVNQVWKHPARGGWPEQLTFFNDRVLDVEWSPRGDLILLTKDQGGDERGQLYVMDPEGESIEALTSNPKVIHQFGGFSRDGAWICYSSNERSERLFDVYVMELATRKARRIYAGDENFYARSFSPDGRYVLAERERSSYDNDLFLIDTQSDSIVHLTPHTGDAVYRDVAWLPDGSGFYLASNQDRDKFNLAFFDLRRKSLAYIEDSPQDLDDATGIAIDRSGNFLFYAWDQAGASSVRIRNLKTNQVQIFRGLPSGVVGQGSFNGDGTKVAFSYSSATINGDVWVMDLKQDRASQVTHSTRAGIPSSSFVAPETVAYASFDGTQIPAFLYLPKGAEKHSKLPAIVSIHGGPESQERASFNAIYQYFLNRGYAVLAPNIRGSSGFGKQYMHMDDYRKRPDAIKDAAWAADYLKSTGYIDAKKIAVMGGSYGGFMTLAQATMFPDRWAAAVDIVGISNWFTFFKNTGAWRRSHRANEYGDPEKDPEFMKSISPINFVKNIRAPLFVIAGANDPRVPKGEADQMVEQVRARGVPVEYISFPDEGHGMAKRANRIRGYTAIADFLDKYLRNAP, encoded by the coding sequence ATGAGACTCTTTTCCCTGGCCCTGCTGCTGACCCTATCCGTTCCGGCCGCGGCCCAGAGCGCGGCCCTGGCGTCCCCGGCGGCTCCGGTGCTGCGCAGCGCCGGCCGCTACGGCATGGAGCGTTATCTGAACATCCGCTCCGCCTCCCGGCCTTCGTACGCGCCCAACACCGACGACATCGCCTACCTCACCGCCGTCACCGAGGTGAACCAGGTATGGAAGCATCCGGCGCGGGGCGGCTGGCCCGAGCAGCTTACCTTCTTCAACGACCGCGTGCTGGACGTCGAATGGTCTCCGCGCGGCGACCTCATCCTGCTCACGAAAGACCAGGGCGGCGACGAGCGCGGCCAGCTCTACGTGATGGACCCCGAGGGCGAATCCATCGAGGCCCTCACCAGCAATCCCAAGGTGATTCACCAGTTCGGCGGATTCTCGCGCGACGGCGCGTGGATCTGTTACTCCTCGAACGAACGCAGTGAGCGCCTGTTCGACGTGTACGTGATGGAGCTGGCCACGCGCAAGGCGCGGCGCATCTATGCCGGCGACGAGAATTTCTATGCCCGCTCTTTTTCCCCCGACGGCCGCTACGTGCTGGCCGAGCGCGAGCGCTCGAGCTACGACAACGACCTGTTCCTGATTGATACGCAGAGCGATAGCATCGTCCACCTGACGCCCCACACCGGCGACGCCGTCTACCGCGACGTGGCCTGGCTGCCCGACGGCTCCGGCTTCTACCTGGCTTCCAACCAGGACCGCGACAAGTTCAACCTCGCCTTCTTCGACCTTCGCCGCAAGAGCCTGGCTTACATCGAGGACTCGCCCCAGGACTTGGACGACGCCACCGGCATCGCCATCGATCGCAGCGGCAACTTCCTGTTCTACGCCTGGGACCAGGCCGGCGCCTCCTCCGTGCGCATTCGCAACCTCAAGACCAATCAAGTGCAGATTTTCCGCGGACTGCCGTCCGGGGTCGTGGGCCAGGGGTCGTTCAACGGGGACGGAACCAAGGTGGCCTTCTCCTACTCCTCCGCCACCATCAACGGCGACGTCTGGGTGATGGACCTGAAGCAGGACCGCGCCTCGCAGGTCACGCACTCCACCCGCGCCGGCATCCCTTCCTCGAGCTTTGTCGCTCCCGAGACCGTCGCTTATGCTTCCTTCGATGGCACGCAGATTCCGGCCTTCCTCTACCTGCCCAAGGGAGCGGAGAAGCACAGCAAGCTGCCAGCGATCGTGAGCATTCACGGGGGGCCGGAGTCGCAGGAGCGCGCCAGCTTCAACGCCATCTACCAGTATTTCCTGAACCGGGGCTACGCGGTGCTGGCGCCCAACATCCGCGGCAGCTCGGGCTTTGGCAAGCAGTACATGCACATGGACGACTACCGCAAGCGTCCCGACGCCATCAAAGACGCCGCCTGGGCCGCGGACTATCTCAAATCCACCGGCTACATCGATGCCAAAAAGATCGCGGTCATGGGCGGCAGCTATGGCGGATTCATGACTCTGGCCCAGGCCACCATGTTCCCAGACCGCTGGGCCGCAGCGGTGGACATCGTGGGCATCTCCAACTGGTTCACCTTCTTCAAGAACACCGGAGCCTGGCGGCGCTCGCATCGCGCCAACGAGTACGGCGACCCGGAGAAGGACCCGGAGTTCATGAAGTCCATCTCGCCCATCAACTTCGTGAAGAACATCCGCGCGCCGCTGTTCGTGATCGCCGGGGCCAACGATCCCCGCGTCCCCAAGGGCGAAGCCGACCAGATGGTGGAGCAGGTGCGCGCCCGCGGCGTCCCGGTGGAATACATCTCCTTCCCCGATGAGGGACACGGCATGGCCAAACGTGCCAACCGCATCCGCGGATACACGGCCATCGCCGATTTCCTGGACAAGTACCTGCGCAACGCGCCCTGA
- a CDS encoding AsmA family protein, translating into MKKKALIIAGAVIAVLILAVVALPLFVDVDRFRPVIQTEMSSALGREVQIRKLGFSLLAGGITAEDVSIADDPGFSQTPFVRAKSLAIGVDVMPLILSHALHVRTFTIQHAEVTLLKNPAGKWNFSSLGSAEKSKEKPSSSAADFSVDVLKIKDSRLTVGRAGARGKTHTYEDVNLTVHDLSLTSSMPFKLDARTPGGGTMKLEGKAGPVDRTDAARTPLNAQIAVEHMDLASTGFLDPASGIAGTVDYTGKITSDGTTAEAEGKATASKLKLVRSGGPARQPLTFDYAASLDLERQAGTLTRGDIHVGKSLAKLTGNFETRGESPVVHMKLRALGLPVNDVESALPAVGVSLPSGSSLQGGTATANLSIDGPIDRLVITGPVHVANSTLKGFNLGSKLGGLGALAGARSGADTAIQTLASSVRVGPEGIRADGLTIIVPSMGTVTGAGTISPSNALNFKMNAKLTSGAGSMMSGMSQITSLGKSKGNVPFLIQGTTSAPIFLPDVAGAVTNTVAAPVQGVGSVLGGVFGKKKKP; encoded by the coding sequence ATGAAGAAGAAGGCCCTGATCATCGCCGGCGCTGTAATCGCAGTGCTGATCCTGGCGGTCGTCGCCCTGCCGCTGTTCGTGGATGTCGATCGCTTCCGCCCTGTCATCCAAACCGAGATGAGCTCCGCGCTGGGGCGCGAGGTGCAGATCCGCAAGCTGGGATTCTCCCTGCTGGCCGGAGGCATCACGGCGGAAGACGTCTCTATCGCCGACGATCCGGGGTTCAGCCAGACACCCTTTGTGCGCGCGAAATCCCTGGCCATCGGGGTGGACGTGATGCCGCTCATCCTCTCCCACGCATTGCACGTTCGGACCTTCACCATCCAGCACGCAGAAGTCACGCTGCTGAAGAACCCGGCGGGCAAGTGGAATTTTTCCAGCTTGGGCAGCGCTGAGAAGTCGAAAGAGAAGCCATCCTCCTCGGCCGCGGACTTCTCCGTGGACGTGCTGAAGATCAAGGACAGCCGGCTCACCGTAGGACGCGCGGGCGCGCGCGGCAAGACCCACACCTATGAGGATGTGAACCTCACGGTCCATGATCTCTCCCTGACCTCGAGCATGCCCTTCAAGCTGGACGCCAGAACGCCGGGCGGCGGAACCATGAAGCTGGAAGGCAAGGCGGGACCGGTGGACCGCACCGACGCCGCCCGTACCCCGCTCAACGCCCAGATTGCCGTCGAGCACATGGACCTGGCCTCCACCGGCTTCCTGGACCCGGCCTCGGGAATCGCGGGGACCGTGGATTACACCGGGAAGATCACGTCGGACGGGACGACCGCAGAAGCGGAGGGCAAAGCCACGGCCAGCAAGCTGAAGCTGGTGCGCAGCGGCGGCCCGGCGCGCCAGCCGCTGACCTTCGACTACGCCGCCAGCCTGGACCTGGAGCGCCAGGCCGGCACGCTGACCCGCGGCGACATCCACGTGGGGAAGAGCCTGGCCAAGCTCACCGGCAACTTCGAGACCCGGGGCGAGTCCCCGGTCGTGCACATGAAGCTGCGAGCGTTGGGACTGCCGGTCAACGACGTGGAGAGCGCGCTCCCCGCCGTGGGGGTTTCGCTGCCCTCCGGTTCGTCCCTACAGGGGGGAACGGCTACTGCCAACCTCTCCATTGATGGTCCCATCGACCGCCTGGTGATCACCGGCCCGGTCCACGTGGCGAATTCCACGCTGAAAGGCTTCAACCTAGGGTCCAAGCTGGGCGGGCTGGGAGCGCTGGCGGGCGCGCGGAGCGGGGCGGACACCGCCATCCAGACCCTGGCCTCGTCGGTGCGCGTGGGACCGGAGGGCATCCGCGCCGACGGCCTGACCATTATTGTCCCCAGCATGGGAACGGTGACCGGGGCAGGAACCATCAGCCCCAGCAACGCGCTCAACTTCAAGATGAACGCCAAACTGACGAGCGGCGCCGGCAGCATGATGAGCGGCATGTCGCAGATCACCAGCCTGGGAAAGTCAAAGGGCAATGTCCCCTTCCTGATTCAGGGCACCACCTCCGCGCCCATCTTCCTGCCGGACGTCGCCGGCGCCGTGACCAACACGGTCGCCGCCCCCGTCCAGGGCGTGGGTAGCGTGCTGGGCGGGGTCTTCGGGAAAAAGAAGAAACCGTAG
- a CDS encoding tetratricopeptide repeat protein, translating to MRASVILFITLALAAQAETIHLKNGRTILASNVREKNGRVEWEVGDNTYSIAKSLVERIDTGGAPVVSRGPAAQEQEIEVAPPTERVAHAEEFSGRVVVEGRVDAVALAAVEKEGFPENSAAAYYAAAEYEYTHGNLEQSRLYLERALSFTPANSIILDNYAYVLLVLGRTGEALSQAERATRLAPNSADAFKILGVAYYKSDRTEEAIRAWKRSLELRPDPAVRQSLRKAEREQTAESRFGQEETGHFTLRFEGGQSSAALRREILATLESHYSTLAGELGVSPRASIPVILYTEQAFFDVTQAPGWTGAINDGKLRIPIEGVSSMTSELSRVLKHELAHSFIAQITHNRCPTWLNEGVAQAMEPKSSASHGRALARLFTSGSQIPLNGLEASFNSFSTQQAVVAYAESLAAVEYIRDTYGMSDLVRILERIGQGSSTEAAMRATIHSGYASLEEEIAQYLKKTYGT from the coding sequence GTGCGGGCTTCTGTCATCCTATTCATCACCCTGGCTTTGGCGGCGCAGGCGGAGACCATCCACCTGAAGAACGGCCGCACCATCCTGGCCAGCAACGTGCGCGAGAAGAACGGGCGGGTGGAGTGGGAGGTGGGCGACAACACCTATTCCATCGCCAAATCGCTGGTCGAACGTATAGACACCGGAGGCGCGCCGGTAGTCTCACGGGGCCCGGCGGCGCAGGAGCAGGAGATTGAAGTGGCGCCACCGACGGAGCGGGTGGCGCACGCCGAGGAGTTCTCCGGGCGGGTCGTGGTCGAGGGCCGGGTGGACGCGGTCGCCCTGGCGGCGGTGGAAAAGGAAGGCTTCCCGGAGAACTCGGCGGCGGCCTACTACGCCGCCGCGGAGTACGAGTACACGCACGGAAACCTGGAGCAGTCGCGCCTTTACCTGGAGCGCGCGCTGAGCTTCACTCCCGCCAACTCGATCATCCTGGACAACTACGCCTACGTGCTGCTGGTGCTGGGACGGACCGGCGAAGCGCTGAGCCAGGCGGAGCGCGCCACCCGGCTGGCGCCGAACTCCGCCGACGCCTTCAAGATCCTGGGCGTGGCGTATTACAAATCCGACAGGACGGAGGAGGCCATCCGCGCCTGGAAGCGGTCGCTGGAGTTGCGTCCCGACCCGGCGGTGCGCCAATCCCTGCGCAAGGCGGAGCGCGAGCAGACGGCGGAGAGCCGGTTCGGGCAGGAGGAAACCGGGCACTTCACGCTGCGCTTCGAGGGAGGCCAAAGCTCGGCGGCGCTGCGGCGGGAGATCCTGGCGACCCTGGAGTCCCACTACAGCACCCTCGCCGGCGAGCTGGGAGTCTCGCCGCGCGCCAGCATCCCGGTGATCCTCTACACCGAACAGGCCTTCTTTGACGTGACCCAGGCGCCGGGGTGGACTGGAGCGATCAACGATGGCAAGCTGCGCATCCCCATCGAAGGCGTGAGCAGCATGACCTCGGAGCTTTCCCGGGTGCTGAAGCACGAACTGGCGCACTCTTTCATCGCTCAAATCACCCACAACCGCTGCCCCACCTGGCTGAACGAGGGCGTGGCCCAGGCGATGGAACCCAAGAGCTCCGCCTCCCACGGGCGGGCGCTGGCGCGGTTGTTCACCTCCGGGTCGCAGATCCCCCTGAACGGGCTGGAGGCTTCCTTCAACAGCTTCTCCACCCAGCAGGCGGTGGTGGCCTACGCCGAGTCGCTGGCGGCGGTGGAGTACATCCGGGACACCTACGGGATGAGCGACCTGGTGCGCATCCTGGAGCGCATCGGGCAGGGAAGCTCGACCGAGGCTGCCATGCGCGCCACCATCCACTCGGGCTACGCTTCGCTGGAAGAAGAGATTGCGCAGTATCTGAAGAAGACCTACGGCACCTGA
- a CDS encoding SpoIIE family protein phosphatase — MRLPFLQATVERPLVLPAPTLVPTLPGAGIAARYYAARMGGDFYDFLLTPSGRLVFLLLDIAGKRREALEIATAVQELFRKQAPELFQGEDTNQSDALTDLGILINRTILKAAEGVCHAPAFLGSFDPKLGMLSYVNAGHIPALLRDAGGLTLLQASGIPLGLFSHATHDAAVVVVQPGAAVLLVSKGLVESREGSEEFGLERVIEAFQAREFHDAREICDSILKAVEAFIRNAAPENDITALALLRAPGPQAVVLP, encoded by the coding sequence ATGCGTTTACCGTTTCTTCAGGCGACTGTAGAGCGCCCGCTGGTGCTGCCCGCGCCCACGCTCGTGCCCACGCTGCCGGGCGCGGGCATCGCTGCGCGCTACTACGCAGCGCGCATGGGCGGGGACTTCTACGACTTCCTGCTCACCCCCAGCGGCCGCCTGGTCTTCCTGCTGCTGGACATCGCGGGCAAGCGACGTGAGGCGCTGGAGATCGCCACAGCGGTCCAGGAACTCTTTCGGAAGCAGGCACCGGAGCTGTTCCAGGGCGAAGATACCAACCAGTCTGACGCTCTGACCGACCTGGGCATCCTGATCAATCGCACCATCCTGAAGGCGGCGGAGGGTGTCTGCCATGCGCCTGCCTTCCTCGGCAGCTTCGACCCCAAGCTGGGCATGCTGAGCTACGTGAACGCCGGTCACATCCCCGCGCTGCTGAGGGACGCCGGAGGCCTCACCCTGCTCCAGGCCAGCGGCATTCCCCTGGGACTGTTTTCCCACGCCACCCACGATGCCGCAGTGGTCGTGGTGCAGCCGGGCGCGGCGGTGCTGCTGGTGTCGAAGGGACTGGTGGAGAGCCGGGAGGGCTCGGAGGAGTTCGGCCTGGAGCGGGTGATCGAGGCCTTCCAGGCGCGGGAGTTCCACGATGCCCGGGAAATCTGCGATTCGATCCTGAAGGCGGTGGAGGCCTTCATCCGGAACGCGGCGCCGGAGAACGACATCACCGCGCTGGCGCTGCTGCGAGCTCCGGGGCCGCAAGCCGTCGTGTTGCCCTGA